One region of Mangifera indica cultivar Alphonso chromosome 3, CATAS_Mindica_2.1, whole genome shotgun sequence genomic DNA includes:
- the LOC123212159 gene encoding 1-aminocyclopropane-1-carboxylate oxidase has protein sequence MAAVSPQSVPEKPFDFRAPPPSPIASGRRSSVTNDDVLTEYLEHSLRVPDLILPDKVFPRQKFIENPPRIDFQALDSKESYDTVSKIVDSITTIGCFQLVNYGIPSELIKSALAAATGIFQVSPEKRAAVTRSPEKPYGFEEVHGEEEIEMSEEFVWCRDENLMLEMEGIWPLGYSKFSEKMKTLLEDIEKLAEKVLGILRENCMRKSMQGDELVEELQENFVSVCLIHKDSHNILADFSSLRYDVIRMLIRGGDYSHALCLHICDGASEFHVYSKKGWVSFCPDKDAILITAGDQIQAVSGGQYKHVIGRPIYNKQKEDCISMAFLYAPPTIITSFTPNLEKGKTISLSQQFIVALLLTLVYHFLVYVYKKF, from the exons ATGGCTGCAGTTTCACCCCAATCCGTGCCCGAAAAGCCTTTTGATTTCCGTGCGCCACCACCATCACCCATCGCCAGCGGCCGCCGGTCATCAGTCACCAACGATGATGTCCTCACTGAATATCTTGAGCATTCGCTGCGTGTCCCGGATTTGATTTTGCCTGATAAGGTGTTTCCTAGACAAAAGTTCATTGAAAACCCTCCGAGAATTGATTTTCAAGCATTGGATTCTAAAGAAAGTTATGATACTGTTTCCAAGATTGTGGATTCTATCACCACAATTGGTTGTTTTCAGCTTGTCAATTATGGAATTCCAAGTGAATTAATCAAATCTGCTTTGGCCGCGGCCACTGGAATCTTCCAGGTGTCACCGGAAAAGCGGGCGGCAGTCACCAGGTCCCCAGAGAAGCCATATGGGTTTGAGGAAGTTCATGGGGAAGAAGAGATTGAAATGAGTGAAGAATTTGTATGGTGTAGGGATGAAAATTTGATGCTTGAAATGGAGGGAATTTGGCCTCTGGGATATTCAAAATTCAG TGAGAAAATGAAGACCCTTTTGGAGGATATAGAGAAATTGGCCGAGAAAGTTCTGGGGATTTTGAGGGAAAATTGTATGAGAAAATCAATGCAGGGAGATGAATTAGTGGAGGAATTACAAGAAAATTTTGTGTCAGTTTGTCTTATTCACAAAGATAGCCATAACATTTTGGCTGATTTTAGCTCCCTAAGATATGATGTGATCAGAATGCTGATAAGAGGAGGTGATTATTCACATGCCTTGTGTCTGCATATTTGTGATGGAGCTTCAGAATTTCATGTTTACTCCAAGAAAGGTTGGGTGTCCTTTTGCCCTGATAAAGATGCCATTCTGATAACTGCCGGAGATCAAATTCAG GCGGTGAGTGGTGGGCAGTATAAGCATGTGATAGGAAGGCCAATATATAACAAACAGAAAGAGGACTGTATTTCAATGGCGTTTCTCTATGCTCCTCCTACCATTATCACCAGCTTTACCCCTAACTTGGAAAAGGGGAAGACCATTTCCCTTTCCCAACAGTTTATAGTTGCTCTACTTTTAACTCTTGTGTATCATTTTCTGGTTTACGTTTACAAAAAATTCTGA